The following are from one region of the Aspergillus luchuensis IFO 4308 DNA, chromosome 4, nearly complete sequence genome:
- a CDS encoding 5'/3'-nucleotidase SurE (COG:G;~EggNog:ENOG410PFT9;~InterPro:IPR002828,IPR036523;~PFAM:PF01975;~SECRETED:SignalP(1-17);~go_function: GO:0016787 - hydrolase activity [Evidence IEA]) has translation MHFPLAALTLFPLATHAINILSSNDDGWAELNIRTLYDALTAADHSVVISAPAENESGSGSNDATPTPLTSPCEFDSCPSGSPAVGHNATQPRFNYVNSYPATSMKYGLNNLSSTYFSGAPDLAVAGPNVGANLGLAVFFSGTAGATTYAANQGIPAIAFSGYTGSQIAWNVSSVPTYSTVYAQLATKLVDELVESGTPYLPTGVWLNVNFGAVSDDSCTSADDFSFVLSRIFTAIPLITADDVETCNSTRLPTELDVMLHSGCWASVSVGMAGDKLDANATVQGVVLEKLGGLLTCLD, from the exons atgCACTTCCCCCTGGCAGCCCTGACTCTGTTTCCCCTCGCCACCCACGCCATTaacatcctctcctccaacgacGATGGCTGGGCCGAGCTCAACATTCGCACTTTGTACGATGCGCTCACTGCCGCCGACCACTCGGTGGTAATATCCGCTCCTGCAGAGAACGAAAGCGGATCTG GTTCCAACGACGCAACACCCACTCCCCTAACCTCTCCCTGCGAATTTGACTCCTGTCCCAGCGGCAGTCCCGCCGTCGGCCATAATGCCACCCAACCACGCTTCAACTACGTCAACAGCTACCCAGCGACCTCCATGAAATATGGtctcaacaacctctcctccacctactTCTCCGGTGCTCCCGACCTTGCCGTCGCCGGTCCCAACGTAGGCGCTAACCTCGGCctcgccgtcttcttctccggcaCCGCTGGGGCAACTACCTACGCCGCCAACCAAGGCATTCCCGCGATTGCTTTCTCCGGCTACACTGGCTCCCAGATCGCCTGGAATGTGAGCAGCGTTCCCACGTACAGCACCGTATATGCGCAGCTGGCGACAAAGCTGGTAGATGAGTTGGTGGAGTCCGGAACGCCGTATTTGCCCACAGGCGTGTGGTTGAATGTGAACTTTGGGGCTGTGAGTGATGATAGTTGTACGAGTGCGGATGATTTCAGCTTTGTATTGTCGAGAATTTTTACGGCGATTCCATTGATCACGGCAGATGATGTGGAAACCTGTAATAGTACGAGGTTGCCCACCGAGTTGGACGTTATGCTGCACAGTGGATGCTGGGCGAGCGTGTCGGTGGGTATGGCGGGAGATAAGCTGGATGCGAACGCGACAGTGCAAGGCGTGGTATTGGAGAAGCTGGGGGGATTGTTGACTTGTTTGGATTAA